One window of Pocillopora verrucosa isolate sample1 chromosome 9, ASM3666991v2, whole genome shotgun sequence genomic DNA carries:
- the LOC136283443 gene encoding NACHT, LRR and PYD domains-containing protein 3-like: MDNFKKLLNPKTFNTVSHAAVVIWILIGVIFLGIFADAENSESRYDFRCGGAKSEKIDLVRRRCFELYEKQYNKHDVPIYALVIMNFFLIGTVCAIYSQIASLTINQLSPSARNGDLEGQLGDQRNALSSKKLFIAYCCQLFARIVLGVLFMVLQKQFLYPLDFPPNFPCYLTSGGSQPRNSTDFWHECHNQRAIKKNSWMRAVLVVNGIFLSGILLETVYILLRAWKEESFMKNSKFLEAYLNPSHACSQNATTSIVLRPEPPPKPPLQEFIENTKKIIKEETNQPPQLRSPFSSTPGAGRPAKHLTLDQIYTNLVVVPDMANYDFTGDRRQKLEVYTRSGGENTTPKGPEDILNHENKNVLIVGRPGIGKTLCCTKLLRDWAFNKVFHESSDDKIHFDATFFIKFRAFNAAPDLSLRELLTSSEHSPSNHMDDEVWNYILDNPQRVLIIFDGIDEFKPNSKIGEENFEPQFKNRVDEKMPLYALYEKLATGKLLNGAAVLTTTRPTALSCIERVNFDKVFEILGFSSEKVENYVTKFAEEDKHAGETIWRHIGGNRNILSLCYIPASCFIICSSLFQMVKFYGSKSLSLPTKLTDIYKRAVKIFYFRHNEEFRGKNFASKFLESDELPPEVEKKFEKLEKMAFEGIKEGRLVFGGKEVRGLEGSALFHCLPDRETAASKREQQFCFIHLTMQEFFAARHLANMDETELRNFVSTNIADGKWQLVFQFLAGLMNEKENLPSEIITDLLPLETEEKENEFYNEVWTWDMEPRKVTCWPTEDKKHLAVTLFKCINESSEMEEIVQRKLQQINFNFVNFNRCQLTPVDCASVVTVIKNVQQISHLGLGGNNFGPLGCFEICKLLKCSKSQLSWLDLGGNQLTEEAAKYLAEAINNNNCQLRTLIL; this comes from the coding sequence ATGGATAATTTCAAGAAATTACTTAACCCAAAAACGTTTAACACAGTTAGCCATGCCGCAGTTGTTATTTGGATCCTGATCGGTGTAATCTTCCTTGGCATTTTTGCAGACGCAGAAAACAGCGAATCCAGGTATGATTTCCGCTGTGGCGGGGCGAAGAGTGAAAAGATCGACCTTGTCCGTAGAAGATGTTTCGAGTTATACGAGAAGCAGTATAACAAACACGATGTTCCTATCTATGCCTTAGTGATCATGAATTTCTTCCTCATCGGAACTGTCTGTGCTATTTACTCCCAAATAGCGAGcctcacaatcaatcaactgTCGCCAAGCGCTCGTAACGGTGATCTCGAGGGGCAGTTGGGCGACCAAAGAAACGCACTTTCTAGTAAAAAGCTGTTTATCGCTTACTGCTGTCAACTTTTCGCAAGGATTGTTTTAGGAGTTCTCTTCATGGTTCTACAAAAACAGTTTCTCTATCCTCTGGACTTCCCCCCCAACTTCCCTTGTTATCTAACCTCTGGAGGGAGTCAGCCAAGGAATTCTACCGACTTCTGGCACGAGTGTCATAATCAACGAGCAATTAAGAAAAACTCTTGGATGCGCGCTGTTCTTGTCGTGAACGGAATTTTTCTCTCTGGTATTCTGTTAGAAACTGTCTATATTTTGCTACGAGCGTGGAAAGAGGAgagtttcatgaaaaattccaaGTTTCTAGAGGCTTACCTGAATCCCTCCCATGCCTGCTCGCAAAATGCTACCACATCGATTGTGTTGAGACCTGAACCTCCGCCAAAACCACCGCTTCAGGAATTCATCgagaatacaaagaaaattattaaagaaGAGACAAATCAACCTCCCCAACTCCGGTCGCCTTTTTCAAGTACTCCCGGCGCAGGACGCCCAGCTAAACATTTGACTctggatcagatttacacaaaccTTGTCGTTGTTCCAGACATGGCTAATTATGACTTTACTGGAGACAGACGGCAGAAACTGGAAGTCTACACCAGATCGGGTGGGGAAAACACAACACCAAAAGGGCCGGAGGACATTCTTaaccacgaaaacaaaaacgttttgattGTTGGTCGTCCCGGAATCGGAAAGACACTTTGCTGTACCAAACTCCTCAGAGACTGGGCATTTAACAAAGTATTCCATGAATCATCTGATGATAAAATCCATTTTGATGCTactttcttcatcaaattcaGAGCATTCAACGCGGCACCCGACCTTAGCCTCCGGGAACTGCTCACATCGTCTGAACATTCCCCCTCAAATCACATGGATGATGAGGTTTGGAATTACATCCTTGACAACCCCCAAAGAGTTCTCATTATTTTCGATGGAATCGATGAATTTAAACCTAATTCAAAGATAGGGGAGGAAAATTTCGAGCCTCAATTCAAAAACCGCGTAGATGAGAAGATGCCCTTGTATGCTCTATACGAGAAGCTTGCGACTGGGAAACTACTCAACGGAGCTGCCGTTTTGACAACCACAAGACCTACGGCTTTGTCATGCATCGAGCGTGTTAATTTCGACAAAGTCTTCGAGATCCTCGGCTTCTCATCCGAAAAAGTCGAAAATTACGTAACCAAATTTGCTGAGGAGGACAAGCATGCGGGCGAAACAATATGGCGACACATCGGCGGCAACAGGAACATTCTCTCTCTATGCTACATTCCTGCGAGttgcttcatcatttgctcaaGTCTCTTTCAAATGGTGAAGTTCTATGGTTCTAAAAGTCTTAGCCTACCAACGAAATTAACAGATATTTACAAGAGGGCagtgaaaattttttacttcagaCACAACGAAGAATTCCGCGGCAAGAATTTCGCTAGTAAATTCTTGGAATCAGACGAGTTGCCCCCTgaagtggaaaagaaattcgagaaacttgaaaaaatggcATTTGAAGGAATTAAAGAAGGAAGGCTGGTCTTCGGGGGAAAAGAAGTACGCGGATTGGAAGGCAGCGCTCTTTTTCACTGCTTACCCGACCGTGAAACTGCCGCGTCAAAACGTGAAcaacaattctgtttcattcatttaacaatgcaagagtttttcgctGCGAGGCACCTAGCAAACATGGATGAAACAGAACTGAGGAACTTTGTTTCTACGAACATCGCGGATGGCAAATGGCaactggtttttcagtttctagcagGACTAATGAACGAGAAAGAAAACCTACCGAGCGAAATCATCACAGACCTTCTTCCTTTGGaaactgaagagaaagaaaacgagtTCTACAACGAAGTGTGGACATGGGATATGGAGCCAAGGAAAGTAACTTGTTGGCCGACtgaagacaaaaaacatttagcAGTGACATTATTTAAATGCATTAACGAAAGTAGTGAGATGGAGGAAATAGTTCAgagaaaactacaacaaattaactttaattttgtaaattttaatcgTTGTCAACTCACACCTGTTGATTGTGCTTCAGTGGTTACTGTAATtaagaatgttcaacaaatttcacatttaggTTTGGGGGGCAATAACTTTGGTCCATtaggttgttttgaaatttgtaagTTGTTAAAATGTAGTAAATCTCAACTCAGCTGGTTAGACCTTGGAGGAAATCAATTGACAGAAgaagcagcaaagtatttagctgaagccatcaacaacaacaactgtcagctacgcacgttaatccTCTAg